The sequence below is a genomic window from Humulus lupulus chromosome 3, drHumLupu1.1, whole genome shotgun sequence.
AAATAAACTGGGTTTCCCTTGTTCACCAAGTAAAATGAGTTACATGTATTTCCAAGTAACCATGTCTAAGTTTGATCAAAAGGCTCTGGTTGTATGAAGCACGACCACGTCTTGGGAAGTGGCAGACAATATCatactgtaacatcccaaatttcttaataaggcttaggaccttgattagggggccaggatggcaaattatggaaattatgtgattatgtgacatatatgtgaatcaatatgtgattatgtgagttatattataatatgacttgatatgcatgtttaggtgtattaaatatgcatgtgggcccatttctatttaattgggcAATTGTTGTAATTTTGcctgttttgggtatatttgacatatatatgatatatgtgtgtgtgagaccacattattatgtggatatatatttgggttactcggcacaagatgatcctagagagcaagctagtgggaaattcACAACGGGATCAATACTTGACTcaaagtgagtcaaggggtatattgggtatttagcacattactgggatattgggtaatgggaatgattatttcatgatatattgggagttagtgagaccaggaggaaattctgggaatttttacTATTATACCccaggggcgtttttgggacctcgagcgttaggatttccttgaggttacttaagctcgaagtaacctgtcagaaacataaaagaatgttcagtacgttctctctctcccgttatccCTTTTTTATGCCGTTAGCATTTTCGaatgaaactcgagttttaggactttgattcaagcaaggttagagtcataatgattttagggaagattagaagcttattagccagaggatttaactgggaaacgactcaatcagaggtaatccaagttttaagttttgagttttcatgtttttaagctttggtcggattttatgttttgatgagtttttgggttgtttaaagtttgagttttgatggttttgggaaaATTgagatgtttgagaactttgattttgggatttggatatgtttggacaGGTTTTTGGATGGCTTTTAAAAGGAGAAAACGTAGAAAATGGttgggttcgaggttgggtcgcAACCTTGTTCTTGGAAGTCGCGACCTATATGAACCCAGAACCAGGAGGGGTTATGcttgttggggggggggggggggggggggcgctgTGGCTCGAggggcaagtcacggcccgcaccctgaagcccaggcagaggGCTGTCTGTCTGGGAGGCACACCGCGACCtccagggccaagtcgcggcttACCTATGCATTTTTGGCCATGttgggtttttagtcgtgggaacttaaacctaagggctcggaatCAATCCTACCACCCCATTttgtaggattcgacgtcccagaggctaggactcagtctagaAGTCTTTATTTGCTCGTTTTTATGGCagtctatattatggttgtgactaggttatcgctaggagtTTAGATTCAGGATCGTGTTCGAGGGTCGTTTATTTGTAACCTGTGTTTGGaccaaaagtaagaaaactgcacccagcatGTGATGtgtgtgatacatgtgattatggcatggcatgaatgttgaatatggaattgatcagagcttgagtctctgtgattgtgcatgattataattatgcttgtgattattgattaagcatgatgaatgtcttatatcggatatttgacatatgatatatgcctgtttaCATTACCTTATTAAGGATGcgctgacttatcagtcaaaaaCGCCAATAGtgttgagtgttggtcgtaaagatctgacttatcagtcataagCAGCAATAGTGTTGAGTGTTGGTCGAAGAGcatagacttatcagtcaagaggggcaatagtgttgagtgctggtcgtaaagctccgacttatcagtcatgagcgGCAATAGTACTGACTGCTAGTCGAAGAGaattgatttattagtcaagagcggcaatagcacTATGTGCTGGTCGTATTGGTTAGGCTAATCAGAAGCGTCAAgtacgcttatacagaggatatggctaagagacctgaggtgacttaatagtcacatatcctagcattggcttattagtcaagaacgaccttaACACGTTGAGTTCTGGTCAGCGCCAGGTATGCTTATgcagaggatatggctaagagactgaggtgacttaatagtcacatatcctagcattgacttattagtcaagatcgGCAATAGCGCTGAGTGCTGATCGAAAGGCGCTAACTTATTAGCCAACGACGGCATTAGCATGGTTAGTGTTGGTCGaaaggcactgacttattagaaAAGGACGACAATAACACACTGAATGATGTTGGTAAggcattggcttattagtcaagcagGGCAATAGCGTGATATGCGTTGGTCCATATGATCTAGCCTAACTtgaagcgcatcatacgcttgactgaTCTATTGGTCGAAGACAACCTAGCGCCGAGTACGCTAGATCAGCTCGAAAGCtgattatacagaggataggtacaaggccccagggtgacttattagtcccatatcctagggcgtcgAGGAAGAAAAATTCcaaaatcatttatttgtacttgtttGTATGCATGAccagggttattactgctagacatgcttattatgatttggtgacatgttattaactgcttatgagcacgtttgagttttcttgttgagccttggctcacgggtgctatgtggtgcaggtaaaggtaaaagaaagttggatcattcttgagttggagagcttaggtcacgatgtgtacatatgcggctgctcgaccaccacgactgagagtttaaagagaaactaggatcaaaccctattttgctgcttaggtcggctggttgtaaatcttttattgtaattaacattttaaatatattttgggatctcatgtatacagtaaacgttttagtaaaacgtttgtatccttgaccaaaaattttaaccctaaaatATTAATCACATTTAGCTACACAATTATAgctaaatgactcgtttagcgagtttagcactatttataatATACAGTGTAACAttccttgggtagtagggcgttgcaCATACAATGCACTTCCACTTCCCGAGTATGATTCTATTATTCTGACAATCCCAAACTCAAATATgattttggtcatattgaaaaatattttggccGAAATCAGGTCAGGGTACTATTTTGTAAAACATATagtccaaaatataatttaacaaaatatagaaTCCAAAGACATTCAACCCGTCTGAATTAGTATTttctcataaataaataaaatatcatttttattacaaatgaattatataaaaatattactgCCTTTCATTTAATTTATTACTAAATgacattaaaataatattcaaatcaaaataaatattatattagttTTTTGTCACTTTTAGGATGTATTACGTAACTTTTACCTGACTAGCTTATATAAATATACAGAATTCTTTATAGTTATGTCTTCACCATcattatatttcaaaaataaaaattaatgttatcAATGTTAAGTAATTAGCTGTCATAATTATCAGATAGTTTTAGTAAGTTATCAAACTAATCACAAAATTTATGTATAGTAACCATTGAATTGAGTATTAATCTAGATATATAACTATGAGTATCTTTTTCTTAATTTTTCATGTAAATTTTTGCTGCATTGAGAGTATAAACCGACATTAGTTTGTAGTTAAACCCTATCGTCGTCTGTAACTTTTACTTAGTAAATGTGGGGATATCCGATTACTTCAAATAGTACTCTTCGGTCTTAGTCTTACGCTTAACTAAGTGGTACCACACCTTTAGACCTTTGATCTATATGAAGAGGTTTTAGGTCCAATCCCTCACCCCCATGATAATATATGGTTCATATAGTACTCTTCGGTTATATAATGAcgatgaaatgataaaataaataaatcgtACTATCATACCACATGATAAAATATGGTTCACATACTTTTCTGTGTCATAAATTAATTGGCGAATGAAGCTAGAGTACATTAGTACTTAACGTTACTAGACAGgaaaataaatagaagtgtggtTTAACTGGCATTTATACCATTACTCTATGTTTCAAAACAATTTGGAATTTGTTCTTCTTTAACAAAGTGAAACATTCAGCAGAATGGAAGCTTACATCTGGTTATAGTATGATGCTTACCGAAACTGCCTGTGGGGCAATCTTGTGGAAGCCGCAAATGATCCTTATTGTACATGACATTCACAAGACAAAGCCCATGAGGTGGAGTAAACATGACATATTTAGCAAGCTCCCTTCGATCTCGTGATGCCAGAATGCATGGAACAATATCAGGAGGAAGTGCTTTCCTTCCAACTTGAAGCAGTAAAGCAACCTGTAACAAGTTAGTCAGCAATGAATTATCACAAACGAacattattattttgataaattgaATTATGACATGAACAAACACTCTTTATCAGAATTGATTGAGATTAATGGTACTTACCATATTCCGGACTTGTCTATATAAAAAGCCCGAGCCTTCAACCTCTAACTGTAAAAGTGCTCCCTAAATAGTATAATCAGCTAGTTAGATACATGTAATTGTAACTGTTGTTATGAATGATGTCCTAAAATATAATCACCAACACAGAAAGTGATACCATTTCAATGACGTCAAATCTGAATATACTCTTGACTGGATTTCGCACTCTGTCGCTGTTGGATGTATTAGCAAAAGCAGTGAAATCATGGATTCCGACAAAATGCTTTGCAGCTTCTCTCATAACAGCGGCATTGAGCTTACAAGCACTGTGGTAAGCAAAATGGCGCTGCATTGGGTCCATGATAGCATCATTATATATCTTGTAATGATAAATCTTGCCTTCTGCTGAAAATCGGGCATGGAATTCAGGCACTGCAGGGCTAATCTCTCTAACTCTGATATCAGCAGGAAGAAGACCATTCAGAGCAGCATGAATGCCTTCCAAGCTGCCATAGTTGAAAGGGGTGACAAAGTGTGCCACCTGAAATCTTTACTGATTGTAAAGTTTGTGATTCATTAATCAACAGATACTTTTTTGAATCTATAAAAGCAGTAGCATAGACAGACCTGGCCTAACGCATGAACTCCAGCATCTGTTCTGCCTGCTCCAACCAAGCACAGATCTTTTCTTTCTAGCTTTGTTGCACAAGTTAGAGCCTTCTCCAGAAAGCACTGTACGGTCGGTGGTGATACCTGATACTGCCAGCCTGAAAAAACAGCCATCATGGTCATAACAATGCATATATCAGCAAGTGCATCTTCTGAAAAAAAAAGCATTGAGTCTCATCCTCCAATGCACGATGTATTACAAAATCTGAGCACAATACTAAATGCACAACAGTTTGATGATGCTTAGCATGCGTTATCATGTTTCATAGTTGTCATTGAGTTATCAATTATCACCAAAACGTACATCCACATTATAAAATGGCACAATATCCAACCAACATGTATTGCTCATACAATTTGTAAATATAGAGAAATTTTAAACATGACAACCGAGGAGACTATCAAATATATCACGGAAAGGGGAAATAATCTCACTGATGGGAAAATCAAGTAAAAACAACTTCAAGGAACACGTTGAAGCTCATTCTCTAATCAACACTAGTATGATAAAGTGATCATAATTACTTAAATATATATAGATCTTGCCTTGACAATCAATTTTCACAGCAAACCTAAGTACCTTACTTAATAACACATGGTCCCAGTGAGGCAGTGAGTCAACCAGAATCCCCATCCAGTTCTCAGCTGACTAAAACATACACGCAGAAAATACAGGACCACATACCATTAGCATCCAGAATAACCACTTACGAACAGTTAGATATCATTAAGTAGTTGAGCATTGTCTCATAGGCAGTGAATTAGCTTTTACCGAAAACTAAGCCCATATAAGTAGCAGTGCATCCACAGAGTGGTGCTCTTATCACTTGGGATCACAATATTTAGAATTTTAATTTCCTCGGTAGTCACAGGAATTAGAGAATTAGAGCATCAAAAGGCAATCAGATAACAAGTTCCAACTTCCATCATGAAGTCTACCCCCTGAATTGACTAATTATCCAACCAACATGTAGAACACAAACTATTTTCATTTAGAAATTAGGGGAAATTTAAACAACTCAAATCAAGTAAAGCAGGATAATAGAAAGCCATTTAAGCTGCTTGCAGATGGGCTGTTGTTATTTGGTTTTACAAACCAAGTAAACAAATTACTATGAGATGTTTCAGCAtaaaactactactactaacgAGAACAACACATCCAACATTTAAAGGTTTGCACACAGCAATACCTGCGTAGTTAGTTCCTTCGTATGAAATAACCAAACGCCACTTGTACCCATTAACAGTTGGCCTCATTTCTACAAGGTTAGAGGCCTCCGAGCTTCCGCTACCAACGGTGCTCTGCAAATTTTGACAAAGACCCGATTAAGTGTATAGAAACTTACTTCGCCATTGTAATATCATATGTGTGggtgtataatatatatatatatatctatatatatagagagagagagagaggtgattACTGAGTTGTTGGAGGTAGAAGAAAGAGACCCGTCAAGGAATGGATGAGCATGAAGGCGTAGGACTGCATAGCTCATCTCTTCCACCATAAGCTGGCGACTTTGTTCAAGCCAGAGCCCAAAAGGCTAAACCTTGGAAACTCAAAAACTTCTTAATACTATGTTGTGGACCTGTGGTAAATTATTCAAGATAAGGAAATTTGCTATGTAAGAGCATCTCCCTGGGTGAAAAAGCTGGTGCAAAGTATAATTACGGTGTTGTTACAAAAAGTGTGATAAATTTGCATAATGCTAAAAGTTGGGTATAAAATATAGTATTGGAAAAGTTGATgatgtaataaatattatttttttatttattatattgccattagttattataatttaatagttgataattaataattaactatatatcattttttattttttttaatggcaAATTTCTTCGAATacataatttatataataaaaaataataagaaaaattaatttttatttgtttttaataaatattaaatgaattattgatttttttgGTGTTAATTTGCATTTTGTGCGTTGGAGCACAATTACAAATATTGGATCAAATATAACATTAACTtattttttgtgctaaatttagcaAAAAATTTACGTAATGCATT
It includes:
- the LOC133823285 gene encoding uncharacterized protein LOC133823285, which codes for MVEEMSYAVLRLHAHPFLDGSLSSTSNNSSTVGSGSSEASNLVEMRPTVNGYKWRLVISYEGTNYAGWQYQVSPPTVQCFLEKALTCATKLERKDLCLVGAGRTDAGVHALGQVAHFVTPFNYGSLEGIHAALNGLLPADIRVREISPAVPEFHARFSAEGKIYHYKIYNDAIMDPMQRHFAYHSACKLNAAVMREAAKHFVGIHDFTAFANTSNSDRVRNPVKSIFRFDVIEMGALLQLEVEGSGFLYRQVRNMVALLLQVGRKALPPDIVPCILASRDRRELAKYVMFTPPHGLCLVNVMYNKDHLRLPQDCPTGSFGKHHTITRCKLPFC